A stretch of Canis lupus baileyi chromosome 2, mCanLup2.hap1, whole genome shotgun sequence DNA encodes these proteins:
- the LOC140610865 gene encoding uncharacterized protein → MEYILFVLYFSFFLCLCALVCLYFSGCQEMTYKHEGKRLALGVGGPEKGCTVPNWKASSCTSSCQEGHDTRGTGSKGARRCHCHHRDVMVTHCSLEII, encoded by the exons ATGGAGTACATCCTCTTCGTGCTGtacttctccttctttctctgcctctgtgccctgGTGTGCCTGTACTTTTCCGGCTGCCAGGAGATGACCTACAAGCATGAAGGTAAGCGGCTGGCTCTGGGAGTTGGCGGTCCTGAGAAAGGATGCACGGTCCCAAACTGGAAAGCCTCTTCTTGCACCAGCAGCTGTCAGGAGGGACACGACACGAGGGGGACAGGAAGCAAGGGGGCTCGGAG GTGCCATTGTCACCATCGGGATGTCATGGTCACTCACTGCTCCCTGGAAATCATCTAG